One Pseudorhodoplanes sinuspersici DNA segment encodes these proteins:
- a CDS encoding helix-turn-helix domain-containing protein gives MTAKNNLVQAPPFEVDRTLKKLGADLRTARLRRNLTVDATAAKIGTGRRAILDAEKGKVSTQIGVYAGLLWAYGLIDRLGDAADPRFDEEGQRLALIQDRVHARSPKGLDNDF, from the coding sequence ATGACTGCCAAGAACAATCTCGTCCAGGCGCCCCCCTTCGAGGTCGATCGAACCTTGAAGAAGCTAGGGGCCGATCTGCGGACCGCCCGCCTGCGCCGCAACCTGACCGTCGACGCCACCGCCGCCAAGATCGGGACCGGCCGTCGTGCCATCCTGGACGCCGAGAAAGGCAAGGTCTCGACGCAGATCGGTGTGTATGCGGGCTTGCTGTGGGCCTACGGCCTGATCGATCGCCTTGGTGATGCAGCCGATCCGCGCTTCGATGAGGAGGGTCAGCGTCTCGCCTTGATTCAGGATCGTGTCCACGCCCGTAGCCCGAAGGGATTGGACAATGACTTCTAA
- a CDS encoding Wadjet anti-phage system protein JetD domain-containing protein → MLLNAADTGEILLPKQRRSWDRAGGAALPGFVMLAGQRQPRPPVVIAGYAWHPLLSFAAGERNRLRLESAKRINEWLKSDPDLSLIVPIKERSLEIFGDEKRLDHLRGGTTNLFGQVSLTSLGCRLCPIPLPFEAGPATARGQPILIVENNDTWASFSAWNRGAGRYAAVAYAGGGHGKSLAYDEMFIDELINRFRAEGLFYFGDLDPAGLRIASRAAERRAQRGGLPLEPAASLYAWLLNRGARTALRPNERATLADLAWLPEDLRGAVESLFADGHRIPQESLGTRVLTAGESPFHPR, encoded by the coding sequence GTGCTCCTCAATGCCGCGGATACGGGAGAGATACTTCTTCCCAAGCAAAGACGAAGCTGGGACCGCGCCGGCGGCGCGGCCCTGCCGGGATTTGTTATGCTCGCCGGGCAACGACAACCACGCCCACCCGTCGTTATCGCCGGCTATGCTTGGCATCCATTGCTTAGTTTTGCAGCAGGGGAGCGCAACCGGTTGCGGTTGGAATCGGCGAAGCGCATCAACGAGTGGCTCAAAAGTGATCCCGATTTGAGCCTCATCGTGCCGATCAAAGAACGCTCACTAGAAATTTTCGGCGACGAGAAGCGGCTCGATCACCTACGCGGCGGCACAACCAATCTCTTCGGGCAAGTCAGTCTCACTTCACTTGGTTGTCGTCTATGCCCCATTCCTTTGCCGTTCGAAGCGGGACCCGCAACTGCGCGCGGCCAGCCGATCCTCATTGTTGAGAACAACGACACATGGGCCTCGTTCTCCGCCTGGAACCGCGGTGCGGGACGCTACGCCGCCGTCGCCTATGCCGGCGGCGGTCACGGCAAGAGTCTGGCCTACGATGAGATGTTTATCGATGAGTTGATTAATCGTTTCCGGGCCGAAGGGCTTTTCTACTTTGGCGATCTCGACCCCGCGGGGCTGCGCATTGCGAGCCGAGCAGCGGAGCGCCGTGCTCAGCGCGGTGGGTTGCCGCTTGAGCCTGCTGCGTCTCTCTATGCGTGGCTTCTAAACCGAGGTGCGCGAACGGCCCTTCGCCCGAATGAAAGGGCTACGCTAGCCGATCTCGCCTGGCTTCCGGAAGATCTGCGGGGCGCGGTCGAATCTCTATTCGCCGACGGACATCGAATCCCGCAAGAATCTCTAGGTACGCGTGTGCTCACCGCTGGCGAGAGTCCATTTCATCCACGTTGA
- a CDS encoding type II toxin-antitoxin system HipA family toxin, protein MTSKVTPTECFVYITLPGQTAPVTAARFELTKDRRDIAIGRLVYGRSYLARADAVPIDPIELRLAGQTYETVGMKGLFGALRDAGPDYWGRRVIERHVGAAQLNEMDYLLHSPDDRAGALGFGLNQQPPAPKRDFNKTLSLARLQKIADAIIDEEDRPDDAEAAQVEELLLVGTSMGGARPKAVVEDTDGLWIAKFNRKDDKWNSARAEHAMLVLARACGVTTAESKVIVVGGRDVLMVKRFDRERAEGGYLRARMLSGLTLLRAEEGHDTRDRWSYVLLVEELRRISANPRADAAELFRRMCFNALISNTDDHPRNHAVMAMTPDWKLSPAYDLTPTPLISEERRDLAMVCGDAGRYANAENIVSQSMRFLLEKDEAEKIVLEMEEQVRNKWYEVARREGLSEADCNTISRSFVYPGFRLPMSPAAPPA, encoded by the coding sequence ATGACTTCTAAGGTCACGCCGACGGAATGCTTCGTCTACATCACCTTGCCCGGTCAGACCGCGCCGGTCACCGCGGCGCGGTTTGAACTCACCAAGGACAGGCGCGACATTGCGATCGGCAGACTGGTCTACGGCCGTAGCTATCTCGCCCGCGCCGACGCGGTGCCGATCGATCCGATCGAACTCAGGCTTGCCGGCCAGACCTACGAAACTGTCGGCATGAAAGGCCTGTTCGGCGCGCTGCGCGACGCGGGACCGGACTATTGGGGGCGCCGCGTGATCGAGCGACATGTCGGTGCAGCCCAGCTCAACGAGATGGACTACCTGCTGCACTCACCCGACGACCGCGCAGGCGCGCTCGGCTTCGGACTGAATCAGCAGCCTCCAGCGCCCAAGCGCGATTTCAACAAGACGCTGAGCCTCGCTCGGCTGCAGAAGATCGCCGATGCCATCATCGATGAAGAAGATCGCCCAGACGATGCCGAAGCCGCTCAGGTCGAGGAGTTGCTGCTGGTCGGCACGTCGATGGGCGGCGCGCGGCCGAAGGCCGTCGTCGAGGACACCGACGGCCTATGGATCGCCAAGTTCAACAGGAAGGACGACAAATGGAACAGCGCGCGCGCTGAGCATGCGATGCTCGTGCTCGCACGGGCGTGCGGTGTCACAACGGCGGAGAGCAAGGTGATCGTCGTCGGCGGCCGTGACGTCCTCATGGTCAAGCGATTTGATCGCGAGCGGGCAGAAGGCGGCTATCTCCGCGCCCGCATGCTCAGCGGCCTGACACTCCTGCGCGCCGAAGAGGGGCACGACACACGCGACCGGTGGTCCTACGTTCTGCTGGTTGAAGAGCTGCGGCGAATTTCGGCCAACCCGCGTGCCGATGCTGCCGAATTGTTCCGCAGGATGTGCTTCAACGCATTGATCTCCAACACCGATGATCACCCGCGCAATCATGCGGTTATGGCGATGACGCCGGATTGGAAGCTCTCGCCTGCCTACGATCTCACGCCCACGCCGTTGATCAGCGAGGAGCGACGCGACCTCGCCATGGTCTGCGGCGACGCTGGCCGCTATGCCAACGCCGAAAATATCGTCTCGCAAAGCATGCGCTTCCTGCTTGAAAAAGACGAAGCCGAAAAAATCGTGTTGGAGATGGAAGAGCAGGTTCGAAACAAGTGGTACGAGGTCGCGCGGCGAGAGGGACTCTCGGAAGCGGACTGCAACACGATCAGCCGATCGTTTGTTTATCCTGGCTTTCGCCTCCCGATGTCGCCAGCCGCACCACCGGCCTGA
- a CDS encoding GIY-YIG nuclease family protein, translated as MILGLMEPSTVVVSSLDYFDLDAVREVDRDEHGNYRWPFGLELRAAWRFTEPRTALGDISARQFHMDSAQGIVPLLPNEADAILNLPRESVPLLSPLRARVRVEGLDAARRRAAPRPSTTRTGIMHLRRAPAFTYAMRLEGATTSAFKIGWAFDWKQRERQFNQAAMPAAGGLRYRTVYHEIWETAFDAFRMEQALLRHFDSARHPQNREVVSAVGEDKLLAAWIRCLQATKQTRQLQTEVPARPVQGSSPGSGDEVRSI; from the coding sequence ATGATCCTCGGCCTGATGGAGCCGTCGACGGTGGTCGTCAGTTCGCTCGATTATTTCGACCTCGACGCGGTGCGCGAGGTCGATCGCGACGAACACGGCAACTATCGTTGGCCCTTCGGCCTTGAACTCCGCGCCGCCTGGCGTTTCACCGAACCCCGAACCGCGCTAGGCGACATCTCGGCACGGCAATTTCATATGGATTCCGCGCAAGGCATTGTCCCGCTGCTGCCGAACGAAGCGGACGCGATCCTTAATTTACCGCGCGAGTCTGTGCCGCTGCTCAGCCCGCTGCGCGCGAGAGTCCGCGTGGAAGGGCTTGACGCCGCCCGGCGGAGAGCCGCGCCTCGCCCATCAACGACACGCACCGGCATCATGCACCTCCGGCGCGCACCGGCCTTTACTTATGCCATGAGGCTAGAAGGTGCGACGACGTCCGCATTCAAGATCGGCTGGGCCTTTGACTGGAAGCAGCGCGAGCGGCAATTCAATCAGGCGGCCATGCCTGCGGCTGGCGGGTTGCGATACCGCACGGTCTATCACGAGATATGGGAGACGGCGTTCGATGCCTTTCGCATGGAGCAGGCCCTGCTGCGCCACTTCGACTCGGCGCGCCATCCGCAAAACCGGGAGGTCGTCTCCGCGGTTGGGGAGGATAAGCTCTTGGCGGCGTGGATTCGCTGTCTGCAGGCGACGAAACAGACCCGGCAGCTCCAGACCGAGGTTCCGGCTCGGCCTGTACAGGGTTCGAGTCCCGGATCCGGCGACGAAGTTCGGTCGATTTAA
- a CDS encoding Mov34/MPN/PAD-1 family protein: MAGNDFRGHAERFLAAALRHPECRGGRLVSVDAGGSRIELDLNVEMPLQFKVDGASPNGVRVVETVNVRLWPSYPWSSPSFSLRMDFPRDLPHVQPGPVTEPPRPCLIDGNQREYFFQFGLVELGIFNLVHQLILWLQRAAEGTLIHHGRGWEPTLRRDLNDVIALNAEACRAVVDRNGEYRVFKSTFFRSGGDGSLVDKQGTTWLDVSQTQAALKRDDKKLFGRNTRDGYWFGDTVSCLVWPDKKPSGDEFVAAAYMPETVDTLARLKERANELGCGRGLDVFLENLDRCWQGYVLEAPVPIGIILCARRPEHLVGSVSNIELLPYLVDIKAMKGRAALFAAGDAEPVVPAMQIDATNPTLLRDVSGAPELAPVSMLGCGSVGSKMAMHLARSGVTISAVSDNGMLRPHNMARHALARASFAGSKAKELASELGLLGQSPAVHDGDLVADLPKNEQRKMFLPKDARYAVNTTASLAVREALSTIGSKQAKARFAEAALFGRGDGGFLLFEGAARNPTLCDLTDELNATVTDDRVRKLLFDPEFGLTEIQIGQGCGSLTMPMTDMRLSAMTAALTEELVGLMQADEDPGCIVVGTRAEGSSNTTWTHERVAPFEVVTIEGPQGWTVRASSRVMTKIAEEVARYPTVETGGVLIGTCSARLRTIIVVDLIEAPPDSERSATRFVLGTAGLKAAIKVRHRASGGTLFDVGTWHSHLADQGPSALDRATARQLAAERPPPSVLLIQAPTRLYALMHDGAIK, translated from the coding sequence ATGGCGGGAAATGACTTTCGCGGCCACGCCGAACGTTTTCTTGCGGCAGCGCTTCGTCATCCGGAGTGCCGGGGCGGCCGCCTAGTATCTGTCGATGCTGGCGGCTCGCGTATTGAGCTCGATTTGAACGTCGAGATGCCGCTCCAGTTCAAGGTCGACGGCGCGAGCCCGAACGGCGTTCGCGTTGTCGAGACGGTCAACGTGAGGCTCTGGCCCAGCTACCCATGGTCATCGCCCTCGTTCTCCTTGCGGATGGACTTCCCGAGGGATCTTCCCCACGTTCAGCCAGGTCCGGTGACCGAGCCGCCGCGCCCCTGCCTGATCGATGGCAACCAGCGAGAGTATTTCTTCCAGTTTGGCCTGGTTGAGCTCGGCATCTTCAACCTCGTGCATCAGCTTATTCTCTGGCTCCAGCGCGCAGCCGAAGGCACGCTGATCCATCACGGACGAGGATGGGAGCCGACCTTACGTCGTGACCTTAACGACGTGATCGCGCTCAATGCGGAAGCTTGCCGCGCGGTCGTTGATCGCAACGGAGAATATCGGGTTTTCAAGTCCACCTTCTTCCGTAGCGGCGGGGACGGTTCGCTCGTCGACAAGCAAGGCACCACGTGGCTGGACGTCAGCCAGACTCAAGCTGCACTCAAGCGGGATGACAAGAAGCTATTCGGGCGAAATACGCGGGATGGATACTGGTTCGGCGACACGGTGAGTTGCCTCGTCTGGCCCGATAAGAAGCCGAGTGGAGACGAGTTCGTCGCTGCGGCCTACATGCCTGAGACCGTCGACACCCTGGCCCGTCTGAAAGAGCGCGCCAACGAACTTGGATGCGGTCGAGGGTTGGACGTCTTTCTCGAAAATCTCGACCGCTGTTGGCAGGGCTATGTGCTCGAGGCGCCTGTTCCAATCGGAATCATCCTCTGCGCGCGGAGGCCCGAGCATCTGGTGGGATCGGTATCCAATATCGAGTTGCTGCCTTATCTGGTGGACATCAAGGCCATGAAGGGACGCGCCGCACTCTTCGCGGCAGGTGATGCGGAGCCCGTTGTGCCGGCCATGCAGATCGATGCGACGAATCCCACGCTGTTGCGCGACGTCTCCGGCGCTCCCGAACTTGCTCCCGTGTCGATGCTGGGCTGCGGCAGCGTCGGTTCAAAGATGGCGATGCATCTCGCGCGGTCGGGCGTAACTATTAGCGCGGTCAGCGACAATGGAATGCTTCGACCGCACAACATGGCGCGACACGCGCTGGCCCGTGCATCGTTCGCCGGTTCAAAGGCAAAAGAGCTCGCCAGTGAGCTCGGGCTGCTCGGACAATCGCCCGCGGTGCACGACGGCGATCTGGTCGCCGACCTTCCCAAGAACGAGCAGCGCAAAATGTTTCTGCCGAAGGACGCGCGCTATGCTGTCAATACCACGGCATCGCTCGCCGTCCGTGAAGCTCTCTCAACGATCGGATCGAAGCAGGCCAAAGCCCGGTTTGCTGAAGCGGCACTCTTCGGGCGCGGCGATGGCGGTTTCCTGCTGTTTGAGGGTGCTGCCCGCAATCCAACGCTTTGCGACCTGACCGACGAGCTCAACGCCACGGTGACGGACGACCGGGTCCGCAAGCTGTTGTTTGACCCTGAATTCGGCCTGACGGAAATTCAAATCGGTCAAGGATGCGGATCGCTCACCATGCCGATGACCGACATGCGTCTGTCCGCGATGACGGCGGCACTCACTGAAGAGCTTGTCGGCCTGATGCAGGCCGATGAGGATCCGGGATGCATCGTTGTCGGAACAAGAGCTGAAGGATCGTCCAACACTACCTGGACGCACGAACGCGTCGCTCCCTTCGAGGTCGTGACCATTGAGGGTCCGCAGGGATGGACCGTTCGGGCCTCCTCACGTGTCATGACCAAGATCGCAGAAGAGGTGGCGCGCTATCCTACCGTGGAGACCGGGGGAGTCCTGATCGGCACATGCAGCGCACGCCTGAGAACGATCATCGTGGTCGACTTGATCGAGGCCCCGCCGGACAGCGAGCGCTCAGCGACCCGCTTCGTGCTGGGGACCGCCGGCTTGAAAGCTGCCATCAAAGTGCGGCATCGAGCCAGCGGCGGGACGCTTTTCGACGTCGGTACATGGCACTCGCATCTGGCGGATCAAGGCCCTTCCGCGCTCGACCGCGCCACGGCTCGGCAGCTCGCGGCGGAACGACCACCTCCCTCTGTGTTGCTGATCCAGGCTCCCACACGCCTCTACGCTCTTATGCATGATGGAGCGATAAAATGA